A single region of the Elizabethkingia sp. JS20170427COW genome encodes:
- a CDS encoding DinB family protein: MDHLLKAHRMLRKNLADVLLKTSYEDLITIPDGFNNNMYWNIAHCVATQQLLIYYLSGNPFRIDKYWIEKYKKGTLPNLDVTEQEMEDLHYLLTETSKIMANDYRDDFFTDYSPYSTSMGMDLKNIEDAILYNNIHESLHLGYISAQKRALIGERD, from the coding sequence GTGGATCATCTTTTAAAAGCCCATCGCATGCTAAGGAAAAACCTAGCCGATGTGTTGCTGAAAACCAGTTACGAAGATTTAATCACCATTCCGGATGGCTTCAATAATAATATGTATTGGAATATTGCCCACTGTGTAGCCACCCAACAATTGCTTATCTATTATCTGAGTGGTAATCCTTTCAGAATAGACAAATATTGGATAGAAAAATATAAAAAAGGAACGCTCCCAAACTTAGATGTTACCGAACAAGAAATGGAAGACTTGCATTATCTATTGACCGAGACTTCAAAAATTATGGCAAATGATTATCGCGATGATTTTTTTACGGATTATTCCCCCTACTCCACAAGTATGGGAATGGACCTCAAAAATATAGAGGATGCTATTCTTTATAATAATATACATGAAAGCTTACACCTAGGCTATATTTCCGCACAGAAAAGAGCTCTTATTGGTGAGAGAGACTAA